The genomic window tggaaaaataaataaggtaATTAAATTAGTACAAACTATGGAGGATGTTTGAGATAATTTTGCAGGTGGCAGAAAAGATTTTACAGTTACTCAGATTTTTACAAATTTCAAAGAACATCTCGTAAATATAAAGACTTGTCTGTCCTCTGTTCTTTCAGATGTCTCAAAAAGTGGGCCATCGAAACAAAAAAGGTAAGACATAAACttcatatatacacaatattcaAATCTGAAATCAAAACAcgataaaaatgaaatgaaaatttTCTACCAACAAAAGTTCTTACCACACTGTTTACAGAATTAAAGGCTGTAAATGATATGTGACGTGCGTCGGGTGACCTTTACAGTCTTGGATAAAGTACCTTAAAAAGATACTTGAGTGAATTAAgcacaagtatcttaccagaaaatgactttggtagaggTTGAAGTCActatttataatattactgaagtaaatgtcatatactttaagacttttacttcagtaatattataaatagtgacaaaaacatcaaaagtgTCTTTTCTTACTTAACCctaaaactatagtgtaaagcagctcattaagactagaaaagctttataaataaatgcagaccattaccaattcttcttctgattttatttggtaggaAGTAGTAAGTACAACACTGGTCATTTATGTGTCTCAGAGAGACATCACTGCTGGATGGTCCAACATCACCAGGTGATGGAGAGTcaccaacaacagcagcagcaggaggatgaCGACAGGCTTGACCTCATCAAGCCCAGGAAGCTGCCAAATCCAGTTCTGGCGTCACACCAACACAGAAACCTTCACCGAGAGCTTCTCTTCTGCCACAGGCGGTGAGAATCTCCTGAGCCCCTGAATGATTCGAGCACATCAGGAGCAGCTTTAAGCTGATCTGTGTTAACGACCGTCTGCTGTAGCACAAGTTCAACCCAGTTTTACTTTATGTCAAATGACTCAGTTGACTCCCCCATGTTGGCAGAAAAAGCTCCCGCAAAATGAACGGCACCGCGCTGCTGTGCTTTAAATCCATGGTGGTTGAGCAAAATGTCACAGAACCTTACAATAATCCCAGGTGCTTTTCATGAAATGCCGTTGTTTTGGTTGTGTAACGTCCACTACAGTACAGTGCTCAGTAatgctgttttttcttgttctccAGGGTTGTCACTCTTGTGTCTCAGGtggcaaaaagaaaatgcatgtaATAAGCAGATTTAGTTTTCTGGTGCATGAAGCAGTATTATAACGTGATGCCGTTGCTCAAAATCTCACTCGTAGCTGTACGGTATATAAACATGGATGTAGTCTCAGTTAGAACAGTGAGGCTGAAGAAGCAACagatagccactagggggcagatCCACTGACTGCAAAAAGAACTTATCCTActtcttacttgatttataacattgtAAACATATTCCCAAAAACCCAACATGTTGCTGGTCATATCACAGATCTTAAGGCTTCAgtgctgtgcacacacatagGAATCTTCCACTCACCCACCCCTTTCCCAAgagcatcagggaactatggtggccttcccAGAACAAGAAAGCATCTTGTTCTGCTTCATATCTCCACTAtagtaagcttccacttcagAAAAGGTACACCAAACATAGTGACATGTAATATATTCAGATTTCTACCAATAAACccctaaatgttgcacactttAACAACCTTTAACGTTTGGGAATTATTAAGAGGAAGAGCGACAAAAAGCTCTCCAGTGAAGCTTATGCTAATTCAGAACTTAATCTCTCTTTTGGCATTATGTCCATGTGTCCTCAGGGGTCTTCTGCCGAGAAGAAAAccagagctgcagtgtgtccTGGAACACAAACAGAGGGAGCAGCACAAGCAGAGGGAGCTGGCTCTCCGTCCTATCTCTGATTTAGAGGCTAAGCTTCGCTCAAGGCGGCAGAGGATACAAGTCGTAAGTACTGGGAGCGAAGAGAGACAGCCACACGACCTGGAGATGACAGCATTTCAAATGATCTGTTTGGAGAGAGACTGCCTGCAGATATTTGTGGATAAATAATCTCATTTTAAGGACAATGTCCAAACCAGAGCATGACCAGCACCTTTCCTGTCTTGCAGTGTGAGA from Solea senegalensis isolate Sse05_10M linkage group LG4, IFAPA_SoseM_1, whole genome shotgun sequence includes these protein-coding regions:
- the si:ch211-160o17.6 gene encoding protein FAM107B isoform X2, encoding MRLYHCTQMSQKVGHRNKKERHHCWMVQHHQVMESHQQQQQQEDDDRLDLIKPRKLPNPVLASHQHRNLHRELLFCHRRGLLPRRKPELQCVLEHKQREQHKQRELALRPISDLEAKLRSRRQRIQVCEIDEKKRNESLRNIPEFIHVRGSLKHVQTSSS
- the si:ch211-160o17.6 gene encoding protein FAM107B isoform X1 encodes the protein MRLYHCTQMSQKVGHRNKKGSSKYNTGHLCVSERHHCWMVQHHQVMESHQQQQQQEDDDRLDLIKPRKLPNPVLASHQHRNLHRELLFCHRRGLLPRRKPELQCVLEHKQREQHKQRELALRPISDLEAKLRSRRQRIQVCEIDEKKRNESLRNIPEFIHVRGSLKHVQTSSS